The Solanum pennellii chromosome 7, SPENNV200 DNA segment aataaatatagatTTTTGGTTTAGTTATAATGATTTTTGGATTGTACAAGATAAAAGGCACTCATCTTCTTACCCTCTCTCATGGAATTATGTTTGCTTTAAACATAGAGGACGACGATTAACCACGAAAATGACGACTGAACAATTTATACACAATATTGTGATCAAAAGTTCAAAACCAATGTTGATAAATAGACAAAAGTTTAGGAGAGGACAAAAATGCACTAATTTAGCAAACACGAGGGACTACATGAAGGGGttttatgtaaaaaataaaataaaaatgattttgagttaaaattttgaGTCCTTTAAACTCAAAAGATAAAAAGGACTATTTTGAGGCTCCTTTTCTATAACAGTGTGTTTAACTTCTTCACATTTGATAGAGTTCACTTTAAAGGTAATTAACGATAACCCTCAAAATTTAGTAGAACTACCAATttgaaaaataacacaaatgACCTTTTACATCAGATTAAATTACACTAACAATTAAGTAAACGTTCATCTATACTAGTATCAAATggatatgtatgtatatatacaagaCAAATCCAGAATAATTTACACCAATGTCGTTCAACTCTAAAATATTTCACGATGGAGCACATCAGACATTTATAATTAAATCGAAAAAATACAAAGAAGGAGAAATGCTAAGAGGAGAAAGGTTGAAGCCATAAATCAGCATCAATAAAAGAGGAGTTGAGAAATGGAAGAGCTTGTGTATCATTAAGTCTTTGAACATATGGCGCCCTCAACGCCATATTGGATCCTGCTCCGGAGCAATTATACTCCCCATaaaaaattgtcctataataaaaaaaattaatcaaagaatgtaatatatatttttagatgaaatgATTATACGGTTTACTTAACTGGTCTCTGGTAGGGTCATTCAAGTCGTTCCAACCCTCAGGAGCCACGATATCGGTCATGAAGGTGTTAGCGAATACAACGGTAGAGTAAGACCTCCAGGCACGCCCCAACCAAATTCTACCAGTGCCTCCTAAAGTGCAATTCACGAAAACGAAGCCACTATTTTCATCTTTAGTAGCTCTTCCGTGTGCAGTTACTGCCCCGTTTATCGACTTCACTCCTGGGGCTACTGGGCTTGCTATTGATATTAATTGACAGTTCTACAAGCGCACTTGAaactattacaatttttttttttaaaaaaaaagaaaattgtatataatgacaaactagtatatcaaattaattgCTATAACAACCCTTTGATTTAATTAGCAAACTGTTGCCGgtcacctctctccctcaaactctcgctcgccactctcctctctCGCTCCATCTCTCGCTTGgttcctctcacttttatacaaacacaagtgtataaaatctgtttctatttgtataaaacagagaaaattgtataaatacatatatttttgttcccctcttccagatctcgctggccacctcgcctctctcgcttatacaaacagaagcaaaatgtataaattgtcttcctgtttgtataaagcgagagaaaattgtatatacacatgcaaatacatatattttcgtcctatatacttataattatacaataaaaatactcccctgcccaatttcttttgtctttctatctttctcgttttatatatacaaattcaaattgtatataatttctctctttctcgttttatataatttgattcaattgtatatgtatagcgaataatacatttatatgGTTGCTATGtagtgcaattatgcaaactttgctatagcatataaatatgaattttatatttgctatatgtgaaagttgtcttattaaatgatattaattaatAGTAGTAGTTTAAGTTTTGTACCTCGTAGATTGATTTGCCATTGCCAAAAATGAAGTCGATAGAACCTTGAATGTAACAATCCTTAAAGTAATGACGACCGCGATCGTCATGAAGGGTATCCTGAGCTCCGAAAAATCCACAACCCCAAAAGGCAGCTTCATCTCCGCCTATCCTAATCGCCACTGCTTGTGCTCCGACTGCCCCAGGTACCGGCATTGGAGCTACATtctgtattttatttattaaaaacttttaactaGGTACGTACGCATGCAAATCTTCAATTATAATGTGGAAACAAATTGTTGGATTAAGGGAAGTTTCTTGTGTAGTCACAAAGAAAACCAAATTTAGTTCACATGATCGTTGTATTATTTAGAATTACATTAATTTTGTGGTGGATAACGGAATTACAAGTAGCAAAACATTCCTCtatctatatttatttgtcaatATTTGATGTGACACACTCaaacaatcaattaaaaaaatagtatatttaCTATATCATCCCTAATAGTAAGGTTAAACTATGCATAAAATGCTTGGGTTTTCAAActgaacaagtaaaagtgaacatctatttttagtatattgaATGGATTGAACTGAGGGAGTAatagttttacttttttctgagtgaaaaatgaaagagaaacaaaaggTATAAAATGCTCATTTCTTAGAAAGCGTTTTACCCCCCAATGTAGTACTTTCTGATGTGAATATAATCAAGCGTTAATGCAGGTATGAAagaaaaaccaaaataaaaaaggtctataatgatattatatatttatataccaTGAAACTTATATTCTTGGCAATGAAGTTAGTTGAGAAAACTTGGACAGAGCCACTATAAAATGTTCCATTTGCAGAATTGGCTGTGTCATTCCACACGATAGCTGTTGTCGTATACCCTTGCCCTTGAAATGTTATGTTAGGTTTTGTTTTTGGAATAATCACCTTTTCACTGCATTTtcaatcaaacaaaacaaaaatacgtaaattttatttcaaaaaattcaaaattccaTGTCCTAGTTAACGATCAGAAATTCAAAAGTTTGACTATGGAAAATCGAATTATGCCACGTAAATTAAAACGTTAATAGTAACTACTCCTAATACTTACAAATAAATGCCATTGCTTATCCATATTAAGCTTCTTTTGGCACTAAAATTCCCAACAGAATCAACTGCAGCTTGGACTGTGGTGAAATTGCAACATCCATTATGATCAACGCAGATAATTGACGTGTTACTAGGGTCTATAGTCGGAAAATTTGGAGCAAATTGGTCACAGGGCGATTGTCTTGTCTTA contains these protein-coding regions:
- the LOC107024494 gene encoding probable pectinesterase 8, yielding MNPKAIYLPILIAILAVLASTQPPRTYFNCFLDRCSTALSLFTVNRHHHHHHHHHHHHDHHRHDTDDDKTRQSPCDQFAPNFPTIDPSNTSIICVDHNGCCNFTTVQAAVDSVGNFSAKRSLIWISNGIYFEKVIIPKTKPNITFQGQGYTTTAIVWNDTANSANGTFYSGSVQVFSTNFIAKNISFMNVAPMPVPGAVGAQAVAIRIGGDEAAFWGCGFFGAQDTLHDDRGRHYFKDCYIQGSIDFIFGNGKSIYENCQLISIASPVAPGVKSINGAVTAHGRATKDENSGFVFVNCTLGGTGRIWLGRAWRSYSTVVFANTFMTDIVAPEGWNDLNDPTRDQTIFYGEYNCSGAGSNMALRAPYVQRLNDTQALPFLNSSFIDADLWLQPFSS